The following DNA comes from Triticum aestivum cultivar Chinese Spring chromosome 3D, IWGSC CS RefSeq v2.1, whole genome shotgun sequence.
TCAGTCAGACTGGGGGGTGAATATCGTAATCTTAACACCTTCTTTCAGAAGCTTGGCATCTCACACCATGTGTCTTGTTCTCATAGACATCAGCAGAACGGTGCAGCTGAGCGCAAGCACCGTCACACAGTTGAAACTGGTCTAACACTTCTTGCACATGCCTCTGTCCCGTTTCGGTTCTGGAGCGATGCTTTTGTTACTGCCTGTTTTTTGATAAACAGGATTCCCACACGACTTCTTCACATGAAATCTCCGCTAGAAGTGTTGCTTAATAAAACTCCAGATTACTCCCTCCTCAAAGTGTTCGGTTGTGCGTGTTGGCCGCATCTTCGACCGTACAATAAGCATAAACTTGAGTATCGATCAAAAAAATGTGCGTTTCTTGGGTACAGTCCTCTCCATGAAGGTTACAAGTGTCTTCACATTCCGACGAATCGTGTTTACATTTCCCGTGATGTTGTGTTCGATGAGACTGTCTTCCCGTTTTCCACGCTCACATCACCCACCGATACTCCCGTCACCGAGTTGCACTCTTTTTCAGttttgcctgatcaatttgtgaATGCTGCATATTCTCCTCTGTTGTTGCCGGTGCAGGGACTGGACGAGGTGCTCGACTTGAGCTTCTTGATGATGATACGGCCTCAACTGCGCCAGCTGCTGCTACGCCGGCTGCCCCCGCCGCTACGCCGACTGTCCCCGACGTCGATCACGCGTGCATGCCCCATGCACGTGGATCCGACGGGGCGCCCGCATCGCCTGGGTCGGCGGCCTCGCTGTCGCCTGGGCCGGCTGAACCCGTGGAGCTATCGGGCGGGCCGGCTGAACCCGCGGCGCTATCACCTGGGCCGGCGGCCTCACCGATCACTGCATCTTCATCGCCTAGTCCGTCGTCGCCTGTCATGCCCGGTCTGTCTTCGCTGACCCTGACCGTGCCACCGGATGCGCTTATTGACTCGCCCGCAGGCGCGTCCTCCTCGTCGCTGATGGACAGTGGCTCCTCTGGGGTGGCAGCTCCACCGCCACCTCCGCCTGCCGTCCTGCGTCCCCATACTCGCAGCAAGAGTGGCATCTTCCAACCGAAGATGCGCACTGACGGGACTGTCGCGTGGCTTGCAGCCTGTATGGCGCATGCTGAGACCGACCCTACGACTGAACCGCGACATTTTCAGGCAGCGCTTGGCATCCCACATTGGTGTGCTGCGATGGAGCAGGAGATCCATGCTCTTCAAAGAAACAACACTTGGCGTCTCGTTCCACCTTCATCTGGTGTCAATGTCATTGACTCTAAATGGGTATTCAAGGTGAAGAAGCATCCTGATGGCTCCATTGAGAGGTACAAGGCACGCTTGGTTGCCAAGGGATTCAAACAACGGTATGGCATTGATTATGCAGACACATTCAGTCATGTTATTAAACCAACTACTATTCGTGTTCTTCTCTCCTTGGCTGTTACTCGAGGATGATCGCTTCGACAGCTTGACGTTcagaatgcttttctccatggAGTTCTGTAagaagaggtttatatgcgtcagccgccaggttttgttgatcctgctcAGCCACATCATTTGTGCCGCCTTGTCAAAGCtctctatggtctgaagcaggccccGCGTGCATGGCATGCCCGTCTTGGCGCTGCTCTTCGTGCATATGGGTTTGTCCCTTCTACAACGGACACGTCTCTGTTTATTCTTCAGCGACCTGAGGTGACTATGTACATTctggtctatgttgatgacatcatccttGTCAGTTCGTCCGCTGCTGCTACGGATCGGCTTGTGTCCTCTCTTGGTGCCGAGTTTGTTGTTAAGGATCTTGGGAGACTGCACTATTTTCTGGGTCTAGAGGTTCTTCATTCTGATGGTGGCTTGACTCTTACTCAGAAAAGTACTCTCAGGATCTCCTACGTCATGCAGGTATGTTGCAGTGCAAGACTGCTATGACTCCCATGTCTGCCACAGACAAACTGACAGCTCTTGctggtgacttgctctctcctgaggATGCCACTGAGTACCGCAGCATTGTGGGTGGGCTGCAGTACTTGCCCATTACTCGACCAGACATATCATTTGCAGTAAACCGTGTGTGCCAGTACCTTCATGCACCGCGTTATTCTCACTGGTCAGCCGTTAAGCGCATCTTGCGCTATGTTCGTCACACTGGTTCATATGGTCTCCATCTTCAGCCTGCATATTCTGGACTGATCTCAGCATTTTCTGATGCCGATTGGGCTGGTAGTCCTGATgatcggcgatccacggggggacatgttgtgttctttggacctaacttgatcgcctggcaagctcacaagcaagctacggtgtctcggagtagtactgaagctgagtacaaagcagttgctAATGCCACAGCTGAGATCATGTGGGTGCAGTCGTTGCTTCGAGAGTTGAAGGTATCTCCAACTCAGCGGCCTGTCCTTTGATGTGATAACATCAGTGCCACATACCTTTCATCCAATACAGTgtttcatgcccgaacgaagcacatcgaagttgactatcattttgtgagggaacgtgttgctcAGAAGCTCCTTCAGATCAAGTTTGGTTCTTCTAAGGATCAGCTTgctgatattttcactaaacccttGCCCTTGCCTTCTTTTGAAGGATGTCGACGCAATCTTAACCTTATGAGTGTttcaggacatagttaagattgagggagggtgttagactaagtatatattagatatacatgTTGTAACATAACCTGTATTTGTAcggttccctcttataaatatatgacagctGTACCCATCAAGGATATCGAGTATTGTTACAAACCCTAATTTGTTTAACACTATTCAAGTATGATTGTTAGCTGTGCATCAGTGACTGGCTGCAGGTGCAGATCGACTGGAAAAATATGCATGGCAAAACCGTCCATAATGCAGAGACCAGGGGCGATCCTCCTTCTAAAAAAAAATTCATCCATAACGTAGTGTAGTAAAATTGTCTGGTCACTACAAATTCGTCGCTGCCACAGGTAATAAGATTCAGACAAGAAGCCAAAGAAAAGCAGAGACAAGATTTCTGAACTTTCTAATGCATTGAAGAGATGAAGTTGGAACAATTCTTACATCTCACATTTTACCACGCAATCCCATCATGGCTTGCTACTTTCTGAATCACACAAGAAAGCAACAAAACCACCACTTACAGCTACTGGTAGCTTTAGCCTAAGCTCACATTACTCATCAATCTCACAGAAACCTCAGGCTTACTGCTAACAAAACTAGTGGCCTCCTCGTCCTTGCAGGGGAGGTTACATACGTATATTCAGAAGATCAGAACAGCACGAGAACGATGACACTAGCCATGGCAATaagcagcccaatgctcgccttcAGCCCAGCAGCCCCATTCAAGCCCCAGACGCGGACGTCGTCGATCACCGGCCCGCAGAGCGAGCTGTGGTCGTCGCTTCTCGTGTTGTAGTAGACGCTGTAGAGCGCAACGCGCGTCCTCTCGGCACGCGCCGTGAAGTTCACGTTCACGGCCTGGCTCGTGGCGTTGCCCATGGGGGCGTAGTGGAAGTTCTGGGCCTGGTCGCCGGCGAACGCCATGACGGCCATCGGCGGCTGGCACGAATCGCCTGCCGAGCCGAGCGTGAACGTCAGGGTGTACGCCTTCTGAGGGGTCGTCTCCACCATCTGCGAGATGATGCCCTCCTTGCCGGAGAGAAGCTCGATGGCGCGCTTCCCCTGGGGCACGGTGTACTGGTCGGAGTCGACGAAGCGGACTGCGCGGTTCGACTCGATCATCCACCCTGGCAAGGCCGACGTCTGCTCGTCGAGGTTCGTCGGGAGCAGGACGCCGAAGCTGGTGTTTGGAAACATCCATGGCCCCTCCTCGAAGTCTCCATTGATCACCATGTTCTCTGCTCAAAACAAAGACACCACAGAACACAAGCAGGGACAATGAGCTAGAGCACTTCTAACCTGTGTAAAGTCTTTCTGAATTTCAGAAACGATAAACATAAGTATACCAAAAGCATGCACAGCGCTACAGAAATTTCATTGTGGTGCTATGGTTATGTATTTATACCCTTTGCTTTGTCGGGGGAGAAGAGCTTCTTGATGGCCACGTTGTCGAGGATGGGCCCGCAGGTCGGGTCGTCCTCCATGCCAGGGTTCCTAAACTCAATGCTGGCCTGCTCATCCACTGCCTGGAAAGCCAGTGCATATGCATCCCAGCCTTCTATGCTGTACAGTGTCTGCAAGTCGACGGTCTGCGAAACGCTCCCAGCGGAGATGTTCAGTGACTCCAGCTGCGCGCAGGTCCGGGCGGCACTGAATGTGATCGCGTACTCTGAGCCCTTCTCAACCTGCACCACCTGCCCAATGCCTGCATCATTCCCTAGCCGCACAGCATGATCCCCTGCCATCAAATCAAACCCAAATGTTTAAACACATGCACCACATACCAAATGAACTCGGGTGTTAACTGATTATGGTTCAGAGACAGCAGCTCAAGAGGATACCTTGTGGAACAATAAGGATCATGCCACCCTGGTGCTGGCCTGCGGAAATGAGCTCAACTGTTCCATTGATCGTCCAGCTTGGGATCGCTGCGCCCTCGGAAACTGAAGCAGATTTGACGAAACCGCCAGGTGGCGCTGTCTCGAAATCACCATTGATGAGCAGGCCTGTTTTGCAAGGATCATATGCTCATGTTAGTGCCATGGTCAGATCAATACCAAATCATAGTAACTATTACTCCCTATGTACCAAAATATACAATGTTTTTTGACACTATGATAGTGTCAAaagacgtcttatattttgatacggagggaggATAAGTAAGACAGCAAATGCTAAGGAACCTCTACTGAATATGTACTCTGCGTGACAACTGTAAATGATATACACCAACTGCTCTGCAATCAAAACCATAGTACTCGTATTTATCACATAGATGCTAAAAGAATGTACAATATGCAGCTGTACGAGGCTGTATAGGATGGACCATAGTAAATTCGATCACTGGCGCATATATATAATACAGTACACTATGGGCTGGACCCTTGCTATATAGGTACTAAAAGAATGCACAGTCCTACTAATAAATTGGACAGATCTGATAAGTAAAAACACAATCTATACTTCATGTACGGTGAAATGAGCAGAGCAGTCACACTAGAGTAAAGAGTTTTGTTTTTTGAAGCGCACACCGTAGGTAATATTTTCATATAGAAATATAGTAGTATGTTACAAACAGGAAGGAGAAAAAGCTAAGCAAAAACTACTGATGAGCAAGACAGCTCAACCTACTCCAGTTTTGGGGAACCTTGATCATTATGTCGTCAGAAAGAAGCTAGTGGC
Coding sequences within:
- the LOC123079213 gene encoding uncharacterized protein gives rise to the protein MERGLALLGLGLALLLLAPSRRLASAAPVEDGLLINGDFETAPPGGFVKSASVSEGAAIPSWTINGTVELISAGQHQGGMILIVPQGDHAVRLGNDAGIGQVVQVEKGSEYAITFSAARTCAQLESLNISAGSVSQTVDLQTLYSIEGWDAYALAFQAVDEQASIEFRNPGMEDDPTCGPILDNVAIKKLFSPDKAKENMVINGDFEEGPWMFPNTSFGVLLPTNLDEQTSALPGWMIESNRAVRFVDSDQYTVPQGKRAIELLSGKEGIISQMVETTPQKAYTLTFTLGSAGDSCQPPMAVMAFAGDQAQNFHYAPMGNATSQAVNVNFTARAERTRVALYSVYYNTRSDDHSSLCGPVIDDVRVWGLNGAAGLKASIGLLIAMASVIVLVLF